One segment of Bacteroidia bacterium DNA contains the following:
- a CDS encoding CAP domain-containing protein, which produces MNFNKKINYVLFVVKTNICILLHIFFTFYCFDIKAQIFSKSTTFGNDSIDITYNLNGVKGRIYAPHKIPINAFPIKESITGKKANNPSDIIKISSLNYKLIDSLVWIECNIYRKEKKLNPVLWNDTLYLGSIHHSQYQAYYNIIGHGETDSLPGKTESQKHYNKMRYFCAEICLKRSFIEGKTTYTELAKAIIEQWKNSPGHNAIMITPKYKFNAFSSAIQFDVLSLLTRENLLKYNPELLTKIESVLPDYFKKNNTSNSYDVWCTGNFTDSDNIKENIDHAEYYINNKHEDLKKQDKNKSNNNIKKAKKRKKRYP; this is translated from the coding sequence ATGAATTTTAATAAAAAAATAAATTATGTGTTATTTGTTGTAAAAACAAATATTTGCATTCTACTTCATATATTTTTTACTTTTTATTGCTTTGATATTAAAGCACAAATTTTCTCAAAGAGTACAACTTTTGGCAATGATAGTATTGATATTACTTATAATTTAAATGGAGTAAAAGGAAGAATATATGCACCCCATAAAATTCCAATAAATGCTTTTCCTATAAAAGAATCTATAACTGGTAAAAAAGCTAACAACCCCAGTGATATTATTAAAATAAGCAGTTTAAATTATAAGTTAATAGACAGTTTAGTATGGATTGAATGTAATATTTACAGAAAAGAAAAAAAACTTAACCCTGTACTATGGAACGATACTTTATACCTTGGATCTATACATCATAGTCAATATCAGGCTTATTATAATATTATCGGTCACGGAGAAACTGACAGTTTACCCGGAAAAACAGAATCTCAGAAACATTATAATAAAATGCGATATTTCTGTGCAGAAATTTGTTTAAAAAGATCTTTTATTGAGGGTAAAACAACATACACAGAACTCGCAAAAGCAATAATCGAACAATGGAAAAATTCACCCGGACATAATGCCATCATGATAACACCGAAATATAAATTTAATGCATTCTCTTCGGCAATACAGTTCGATGTATTATCCTTGTTAACCCGAGAAAATCTATTAAAATATAACCCGGAGCTATTAACCAAAATAGAAAGTGTTTTACCAGATTACTTTAAAAAAAATAACACATCAAATTCATATGATGTTTGGTGTACAGGAAATTTCACAGATTCAGATAACATTAAAGAAAATATAGACCATGCTGAATATTATATTAATAACAAGCATGAGGATTTAAAAAAGCAGGATAAGAACAAATCAAATAACAATATAAAAAAGGCTAAAAAAAGAAAGAAAAGATATCCTTGA
- a CDS encoding DUF2238 domain-containing protein, with protein MKYIKTLLVIFFVVLIWSAIKPKEYFTWFLEVFPALIGLIVLVFTFKKFRLTNFLYTIILIHCCILFVGGHYTYAEVPLFDWIKEVFHQSRNNYDKVGHFAQGFVPAFIIREIFIRKNILNNKNWLSFIIVSICMAISVAYEFIEWFVSIMTGDGGDAFLGTQGYVWDTQSDMLYATIGAIVGLIVLSKFHSKQIALFLKK; from the coding sequence ATGAAATATATAAAAACCCTTTTAGTAATTTTCTTCGTTGTGCTTATTTGGTCGGCAATTAAACCAAAAGAATATTTTACATGGTTTTTAGAGGTTTTTCCAGCATTAATAGGATTAATAGTTCTTGTATTTACTTTTAAAAAGTTCAGATTAACAAATTTTCTATATACAATAATTTTAATTCACTGCTGTATTTTATTCGTTGGAGGGCATTACACTTATGCAGAAGTTCCTTTATTTGACTGGATAAAAGAAGTATTTCACCAATCAAGAAATAACTATGATAAAGTTGGACATTTTGCTCAGGGATTTGTTCCTGCATTTATTATCCGTGAAATATTTATTCGCAAAAATATTTTGAATAATAAAAACTGGTTAAGTTTTATTATTGTTTCAATTTGCATGGCAATAAGTGTTGCATATGAATTTATTGAATGGTTTGTTTCCATAATGACCGGCGATGGAGGTGATGCATTTCTTGGCACTCAGGGTTATGTTTGGGACACACAATCTGATATGCTATATGCAACAATAGGAGCAATAGTCGGATTAATTGTACTTAGTAAATTTCATAGCAAACAAATTGCTTTATTTCTAAAAAAATAA